Part of the Triticum urartu cultivar G1812 chromosome 2, Tu2.1, whole genome shotgun sequence genome, ggttttaccatttgcctaattaCAACTtaaacttgcatagggactttTCGGACCCCGCGGACTTAatcaacccccgggccagtgctccacatgagtgttggtccaaactagagcaccgtgcggggccgccCCTAGGCAACTTGGGGTATTTGGTATATACCTGTACGCTTCGCTCATCCGGTGTACCCTAAGAATGAGATCGTGCTACTCCTATTAGGCTAGGTCGGTGCATCGGGAGGTCttgttggacttgttttaccattgtcgaaatgtcttgtgcaccgggatttcgagtctgatcggaggatcccgagatggaggattgtctccgcggatcatgAGCTTGTCGTGGGCTAAGTTGGGTCACCCCTggagggtttaaactttcgagatccgtgcccgcggttatgtggcagatgggaatttgttaatatccgtttgtagtggacttgaactaaactcaattaaaaatacaccaaccgcgtgtgtaactgtgactgtctcttttcgggtgcgttcgagaagagaacacagttgggttatgtttgaacataagtagttcaggatcatttcttgatcattactaggttgcgaccgtttgcgtagtttctcatcttactcttgtactcgtaagttagccatcATACAATGCTTAGCCGCTTGCTGCAACCTCATCACTTATCCTTttcatacccattaagctttgctagtattgatacccatggtaatgggattgctgagtcctcatggctcacagattactacaacaacaggtACATGTATAGGTAATGCGATGGTCTGACGCGAGCGCGGTGCTTGCTTGTTTGGagttcttctacttcttcttctttgttcaagggataggttccgggtCGGGGAGCCTGGGCTAGTAGGGTGGATGCCATTCTTCTTTTTCGTTTGTGTTCATCCGTAGCcggatcctgctcttctgtatgatgcTTGCCATGTATTGATGTATTGTTGTGTGAATGatgtagcttgtggcgagtgtaagcctttatcttgtattctcatctattcagtacatggtatgttataatgatatccaccttgctatgcgtTCGAAATGCGGTTGTAccccaatcatgaattcatcacatgattgggatagaatcgcatcttggaAGCTACATCCCACCATCAAGCGCATCCAGCAGGTCGTGCTGCAACCCACGGTCAAGTCCTTTGCATCTCTGGCGACCCCCGGCTTCAGTTAAATCTCCCATGTCGCCGGTGGAAGATTTTTAGCGTCTTGGACTGCCCACACGGTTGTAGCTTTTTGGATCCCGTTAGCACCTGTCTTCTTAAACGGTTGCATCTTTTTTATATCACTTTAGTTCCAGCTTTTGTCTAAATCGATATTTTTTTGCATCTTTTTTCTGAAACCACCGGTTCCAGCTTCTCAAATCACCGGTTGTATCCTTTTATTCTGTCAGTTGCAACTTTATTGGAATTTTTAGTACCAGTTCAAAATCAATGGTTGCAGCTTTTTGCCAAGCCGATTGCATCTTTTCTAATCATCGATTCCAGCATTTTTAGTCACCGGTTCCAGCTTCTGTTCAGCTCGTCACATCTTTTTTGATCGTTGATAGTAGCTTTCCCAATCGCCGATTGCAGCTTTTTGACAAGCCGATTGCATCTTTTCCAAACACCAGTTCCAGCATTTTTCAATAGCTGGTTCCAGCTTCTATATCAGCTCGTTGCATCTTTTTAATCGCTGGTAGTAGCTTTCCGAATCGCTGGTTGCAACTTTTGTTTCAGCTGGTTGCGTCGTTCTAAATCATCGTTTCCATCTTTTGAAAATATCGCCGGTTGCAACTCGCCGATCATCGTTTGTCTTGCTACACCGGTGACCCGGCGGTGCTAGAAGAGCATTCCACGCGGGCACCTTTTTTTGCTGCAACTGCTCAGCCAAAGCTACAATTAGCACACGCGACATTGGAGCTGGTGCCTACTGCCGGGGCTCCGGCGTTGCCTGTCGCTGTTGGTGAAGTGAGCCGTGAGCAACATCACGAGAGGAGGGGGGGCGAGCTCGCCGGGGGCGCACGCACAGCGGCAGGAGGAGGAAGTTTGACTGCATGCGAGGTGGATAGCGTTTTTTTCTGAAAGTTTTGACCATAAGAAGAATGAGTCGGGGTTGAGATGCCAGATTAGACAGTCCCGGCTCGCCGCATCGGGCGGCTGGCGTTCGACTGGTCCAACAGTTGGGCCGGCGTGCCAGCGCAGATCACCGCCCTAAATATTTTTTTCCTTATTAGCGTTCCGTTAAAAAAGAACTTTTTGAGATTTGGACTTGTGTAGCACGTGCACGATTGCTAGTTCTTCACAAACCTACAGTTGTGAGAGACATATCTCAGCCCTACACTTCTCCCTTCTGGCAAGCAAAGCCTTATTTCATCACAAATCACCGAGCAGGTTACAGACACCAACAGTATGCATATAAGCACCTCGTCTCAGGTTGACGTTACAGGCAAAAACGTCACGTTATTGCAGTGTAATCAGGTGGATTCCGGCGTCGATCGCAGTTAAAGCGTCAGCGGAAACTGTTACTCCCAAGCATGTGCCTACTCGCTCGGCGACGACACCgtgggcggcgacggcgacggcgacaaCAAGGTCGACGAGGTGGACATGGGCTCGTGGAGGACGGTGTTGGTGGAGACCGCGATGGCGTTACCGTCTAGCTGCAGCATCACCGCCCCGAGGATCTCGGTGAGCAGCTTCTTGAACTCCGCCTCGTCCACCGCCTTCCCGTCGTCGGCGTTCGCCATCTTGAACGCCTCGTTCACCACAGCATCCACCTGTGCATTTTTATGAAAGATCGTGGATCGTTTAGAATTTTAGCCAACACTCAGAACATTCTATTTCACATTTATCAGCTTCGGTATAAATGATTTAGTATTACATGGAAATGATCTCTTCTAAATTACCTGGTCAACAGCTCCATATGGTGGTAGATTTACTGAGGCGGCCAACTTGTCAAGCGCGACGCGAAGGTACTTCTTCGATGTCCCATCTTTGTGTTCCTTTGGTACATCTACCCAGACGGAATCCAGCAGCTGGGAGAGAAAAATTGCATCGACGTGTATCGATCAATATCGTTTAACTGGATACAGTTTCCATAGATAAAATCAAACTTGTGGAACATGTATCTTAGTATGAGTATACCTTGTCGAACTCGAACTTCTTAGACAGTATCTTCCTAATGCCAGCCCCATCAAAGGTGTTTTCAGTGTGCGCCACAATTACCGGGCACTCCTGGAGTCGCCGGGCGATCACTCCCAAGTACTTCTTGAATTCCTGGAAGAAGACCTCTTGCGACGCCGGGCGATCGAGCTGATCTGCCGGCAGTTCCTGCAATGCAGGTTCTATGACCTTCTCCATAACCTATCAAACACTCAATTGTCAGCAAACGCTCCACGAGCTTTGCCAAAGACATGAATTATTATGGTTCCAATTTCTGTTGTGAAGCTGCACAAGTGTACCAGAGAATCCGAAGCCGGTGGCATGCCGTGATCGACCGTCAGCTGTCGAAGAGCGGCGGGCAAACATTGTCGCAACAACGCACTTCCGGACTCGATTTGAGAGAATATGGCGACCGCCTCTGCTTCGTACGCCGTGCTCTCGACAAACTCGTTCAGGTCTTCCCCGTCCATCCTGAGGATCATGATCGGGTCCCTCTTGAGCCCGGCCGCCATGCCGAGGAGTATGTCGGACAGCACGTGCTGGAACTCCGGCTTGCTCACCGAATCTTGCTTCCCATGGGTGAACTCATTTAGAACCTGCATCGCATATTACACATCATTATAATTATATCAGTAAACTTAGCGCGATGGGCTGCCAGTCATTGATCCAACTAGCTGAGTCATGCGCGCCATGTGGTGATGATGTCGTGCAATGTGGCAAAGGTACACACACGTCACTGTATGGGTGTTGTGCCGTAACGATGTCCCCTGTTACTTTGAGCAGATAATGTTccatatctatacccctatatagtaTGTGAATAATTTTAAAAGATGGTCGTTGTATGAAGCCAATTCGACGATGCACAGATGGCAAATATAAGCACTACTGACCATTgaatatcatctacattccaccagattctgccacatgtacaatctataAAACTCCATgattgaacttaagcataatgcacaaacctcaaaacacaagcaattctcctttgttctagaatcttccgtatcataattggCCAAACTTTTCTTTTCTAGAGGATTTGCCATAATTTGTTTTTACCTTATGCTTTACAACACACAATTCCATGGATCTTATAATAGAttgattttttttataaaagctaattgattttgaatgagatgaactataaaaattaaacgaacatctataTCATGCATATAtaactcaaagcttacatgctatagcgTAGTATTTATtgataatttggttgccaaatctcatgtgtgcaatacacgtgtaccttactagtagtAGCTTAGTTTTCTTAATTACTGGGTGCTAACTTTGAGCATACTTAAAAATTGGGGGGCCAACAAAAATCAAAATACAAAGATGTTGTTACTGTAACTGTTAaaatattactccctccgtcccgaatTACTTGTTGCAGAAATGAATAATTACTTGTTGCAGAAATGAATAATTCTGGATAGAGTGAGCAGTAAATTGTTGGCATTTAAATATATAATAACGTGGAAAAAATATGTTCCAATACTTATGAGTTTTGCTTCGGTACATCCCCTTCAAAGTTTGCACGGATCTTGAAGTTATAGATCAAGCGTATTGAATTGATTGATTTGAATACAAAACACTATATTATCCTTTTTGAATCAAGGGGTACCTTCTAATCGTGTGTACCAAAGCAAAGTTTGATAATTATTTAATTTCCTAAAATCATATTGAACAAGATCCAACTTGGTTTTTACCCCTCCAAAATCTAAATGGTTCTCAATCCCCTTTTTTAATTAGAGAATCTGATAAGTAGATGGAAAGATGCTTCAGAATACATGAGGTGATAGAGTTGGGGTTCAGTTAGAATGCCACATGATCCAATACTCCCTCCGTCGTGAATTACATGTCACGCAAATGATAAAATTGACtttatctaaaactaaaatacatgtAGATACATCAATTTCCATGTCAAGTAATTCCAGACAGAGGGAGTAGATGATAACGTTTGGTTGGATGGAGCATATCAAACGGCTAATATTTAAAGTTATTGGCACGCTATATGGCGATATAGACATAGTAGATGTGTCGAATATATGCATACGTGTAGAGCTGACCAGATTCTCTTTACAGCCATTTGGAATCCCAGTTGAGTATATGAAACCACGTGCCCTTCTGCATCATTCTAGAGGCATGAAGCGTGTCCAAAAAGCAGAGTACTACTTGTACATTATACTACTTATGCTTTTATGTGCTAGTATAATAGCACGTCACTACACATCCAGAACTTCCTAGACATACTGAATGAAACTGGACGACTGATAACAGTGTTGGCTACACATCGAGTGGACACTTTCACCAAGGAAAGTTATGTCTAGCTACAGGTCTTATATATATTGCAAAACAAAACCATTAGGAAACTCAAAGTCTTGAACGGTGAGGATGATACACGTTAACATACGGAGGGGAGTTCTACTTTTACATACCTCGGAGTAGATGTGGTCCGCCTGCGCCGACGACCCCCTGGCCGGCAGCCCGATGGCGGCGCCGATGTCCGCGACGGCGGGCTGGAGCTCCCTCAGCGACAGCCTCCCGTCGCCGTCGGCGTCAAGGTGCCGGAACTTGTTCTCCACGAACTTGGCGAACGCCCCCTCGTTCTCCACCAGCTCGCGGATGTCCGACCCGTCCAGCACCTGCGCGTTCTTCCTCCTCGCTTGCTGCTGGCCGCTCTGCATCGTGTCAACCTCCTCCTTTTATATCACGATGAGAAGATGAA contains:
- the LOC125539464 gene encoding uncharacterized protein LOC125539464; amino-acid sequence: MQSGQQQARRKNAQVLDGSDIRELVENEGAFAKFVENKFRHLDADGDGRLSLRELQPAVADIGAAIGLPARGSSAQADHIYSEVLNEFTHGKQDSVSKPEFQHVLSDILLGMAAGLKRDPIMILRMDGEDLNEFVESTAYEAEAVAIFSQIESGSALLRQCLPAALRQLTVDHGMPPASDSLVMEKVIEPALQELPADQLDRPASQEVFFQEFKKYLGVIARRLQECPVIVAHTENTFDGAGIRKILSKKFEFDKLLDSVWVDVPKEHKDGTSKKYLRVALDKLAASVNLPPYGAVDQVDAVVNEAFKMANADDGKAVDEAEFKKLLTEILGAVMLQLDGNAIAVSTNTVLHEPMSTSSTLLSPSPSPPTVSSPSE